One Bacteroidia bacterium genomic window carries:
- a CDS encoding DUF2147 domain-containing protein yields MKKLSVVFAFLLMVSLANAQNIVGKWKTIDDETGKPKSVVEIYQKGNEYFGRVIKLFREPSEPQDPVCDKCSDDRKGKKVLGMEVIRNLKKKGNEYADGTIMDPKKGQVYDCKIWLEGNTLKVRGYVLFLYRTQTWHPYKE; encoded by the coding sequence ATGAAAAAACTAAGCGTAGTATTTGCCTTTTTATTAATGGTTTCTTTGGCCAATGCCCAAAACATTGTTGGAAAATGGAAAACAATTGACGATGAAACAGGTAAGCCAAAATCTGTAGTAGAGATTTACCAGAAAGGAAACGAGTATTTTGGACGGGTAATTAAACTGTTTCGTGAACCAAGTGAGCCTCAAGATCCGGTATGTGATAAGTGTTCCGACGACAGAAAGGGTAAAAAAGTATTGGGAATGGAGGTTATTCGCAACTTGAAAAAGAAAGGTAACGAATATGCCGATGGCACCATTATGGATCCTAAAAAAGGACAAGTTTATGATTGTAAAATCTGGTTGGAAGGAAATACCCTGAAGGTACGTGGATATGTTTTGTTTTTATACCGCACCCAAACCTGGCATCCTTACAAAGAATAA
- a CDS encoding gliding motility-associated C-terminal domain-containing protein, translating into MNKKVQAQQLQQDCFSAINVCTASYSQNSINSGFGSVLDVAPLTTCLDSGEANSSWFIFRVISGGSFNFQIAPNTSSDDYDFALYNLSGDSCASIANGGLQPLRCNYSSTPGSTGLQNGATGTQEPTAGPNQCSPLTVTTGQIYALMVNNFTGSTNGYVLNLGGTASVFDNVSPQVDTITHGTACNPKTIYLYFTEPILCSSISSDLSEITITGPAAPTITSFTAVGCNSNGMTNRINITFASAISAIGNYVVHFGNGSDGDTFIDGCNNYLNPSYTYTFPVDHIGPTVTLVSVTNSNCTSNTGAVDVSVSGGQPPYTYSWNSNPVQTTQDLSGVGNGTYSLVVTDAIGCTAFYSKTITDLNSPTLTLVQNSPITCYGQNNGSASVLASGGTPPYIYTWNTTPVLTGSSVNSLGPGAHSVTVTDSQGCSRSLNVTTIQPGPLNIQISKNNTTCGNSIGSINATVSGGIQPYSYSWNTSPVQTVPNLTNLPVGIYTLTVRDSNNCVSASTVTIASTTAQLGSIQSATPSCDEPSGTATAIATGPNPPYTFLWNTQPPQNTAAASNLSAGTYYVVITGSDNCSQILNVKVDTLMDVIGNLIVSNDASCGEADGSATVDGLLGLSPYSFQWQTNPVQTSATATGLSAGTYPVIITDANGCDDTLQVVVSELVGTADFTWSQTCFGYITDFYAVTNLDSAFFVWSFGDTTNLLTNADTGQQVTHYFPSQDSFYVTLISSGGCLQDTLTKAYAVNPLPEPSFTTGNSTLYTENNLQFQYTGTPAQTYYWDFGNNTTSTSSTPNTTYLDSGTHVVTLAVIDANGCTDTIQTTIFVAKKPNIYMPNAFVPVNQSKNPIYKVYGYDVDEIDFRIYSRWGNVVFATQDPQQAMDNGWDGTYLGKPLPQGVYGYKIWVKFADQREFEKTGTITLVR; encoded by the coding sequence TTGAATAAAAAAGTACAGGCACAACAACTGCAGCAAGATTGTTTTTCGGCGATTAATGTTTGCACGGCTTCTTATTCTCAAAACTCCATAAACAGTGGCTTTGGTTCAGTTCTGGATGTTGCCCCGTTAACAACCTGTTTAGATAGTGGTGAGGCCAATTCCAGTTGGTTTATTTTTAGGGTAATAAGTGGAGGCAGTTTTAACTTTCAAATTGCGCCCAATACCAGCAGCGATGATTATGATTTTGCACTCTATAATTTATCCGGAGATAGTTGCGCTTCTATTGCCAATGGTGGATTACAGCCTTTGCGTTGCAATTATTCCTCTACTCCGGGAAGCACCGGTTTGCAAAATGGTGCCACCGGAACCCAGGAACCAACTGCAGGTCCTAATCAATGCTCGCCTTTAACGGTAACTACCGGACAAATTTATGCCCTGATGGTCAATAACTTTACCGGATCCACCAATGGTTATGTGCTCAACTTAGGCGGAACAGCCAGTGTTTTCGACAATGTTTCTCCACAAGTTGATACCATTACCCACGGAACAGCCTGTAATCCTAAAACCATTTACCTGTATTTCACCGAACCGATTCTTTGCAGTAGTATTTCTTCCGACTTAAGTGAGATTACTATTACCGGACCGGCGGCACCAACCATAACAAGTTTTACTGCGGTAGGCTGCAATTCCAATGGAATGACCAACCGAATTAATATCACTTTTGCCTCAGCAATAAGTGCCATTGGAAATTATGTGGTCCATTTTGGTAATGGCTCAGATGGTGATACTTTTATAGATGGTTGTAATAATTATTTGAATCCCTCTTATACCTATACCTTCCCGGTTGATCACATTGGCCCAACAGTTACCTTGGTTTCAGTAACTAATTCCAATTGCACCTCCAATACCGGAGCTGTAGATGTTTCTGTTTCCGGAGGGCAACCACCTTATACCTATTCTTGGAATTCAAATCCTGTTCAAACTACTCAAGATCTTTCCGGAGTGGGCAATGGCACCTATTCTCTGGTGGTAACAGATGCTATCGGTTGCACCGCTTTTTATTCTAAAACCATAACCGACCTAAACTCTCCGACCTTAACCCTGGTACAAAATTCACCAATTACCTGTTATGGGCAAAACAATGGTAGCGCCAGTGTGTTAGCAAGTGGAGGAACTCCACCCTATATTTATACATGGAACACCACTCCTGTGCTTACCGGATCTTCTGTTAACTCCTTAGGTCCGGGTGCACATAGCGTAACAGTAACAGATTCGCAAGGCTGTTCCCGGTCCTTGAATGTTACTACCATTCAACCCGGACCTCTCAATATTCAAATTTCAAAGAATAATACTACTTGCGGAAACTCCATCGGATCTATTAATGCAACTGTTTCAGGGGGAATTCAACCATATTCTTATTCCTGGAATACAAGCCCGGTTCAAACCGTCCCTAATTTAACCAATTTGCCGGTAGGAATTTACACCCTTACTGTCCGCGATTCGAACAATTGTGTGAGTGCTTCCACTGTTACCATAGCCAGTACAACCGCTCAATTGGGGTCTATTCAATCGGCTACTCCCTCTTGCGACGAACCCAGTGGAACAGCCACAGCTATTGCCACAGGACCTAATCCGCCCTATACATTTTTATGGAACACCCAACCTCCGCAAAATACCGCCGCGGCTTCCAATCTTTCGGCAGGAACCTACTATGTGGTTATTACCGGAAGTGACAATTGTTCCCAAATTTTGAATGTAAAGGTCGACACTCTCATGGATGTGATAGGAAATCTGATAGTTTCAAACGATGCTTCATGTGGTGAAGCGGATGGTTCTGCTACGGTAGACGGTTTATTGGGATTAAGCCCTTATAGTTTTCAATGGCAAACAAATCCTGTTCAAACTTCCGCTACAGCCACCGGATTATCTGCCGGAACCTACCCGGTAATAATTACAGATGCCAATGGTTGTGATGATACTCTTCAGGTGGTGGTAAGCGAATTGGTTGGAACAGCAGATTTTACCTGGAGTCAAACTTGCTTTGGATATATAACTGATTTTTATGCAGTTACTAATCTTGATTCTGCTTTTTTTGTTTGGAGTTTTGGCGATACAACCAATTTATTAACCAATGCAGATACCGGGCAACAGGTAACTCACTATTTCCCAAGTCAGGATTCATTTTATGTTACCTTAATCTCTTCCGGAGGATGTTTGCAAGACACTTTAACCAAGGCATATGCCGTAAATCCTTTACCGGAACCTTCTTTTACAACAGGCAACTCGACGCTATACACGGAAAATAACTTACAATTTCAATATACTGGAACCCCGGCGCAAACCTATTATTGGGATTTTGGAAACAATACCACTTCCACTTCTTCAACGCCCAATACGACTTACCTGGATAGCGGAACACATGTGGTAACCTTAGCTGTGATAGACGCGAATGGTTGCACTGATACCATCCAAACCACCATATTTGTTGCTAAAAAGCCAAACATTTACATGCCAAATGCTTTTGTTCCGGTTAATCAAAGTAAAAATCCCATTTACAAGGTTTATGGTTATGATGTAGATGAAATAGATTTTAGGATTTACAGCAGGTGGGGAAACGTTGTTTTTGCTACCCAGGATCCTCAGCAAGCCATGGATAATGGCTGGGATGGAACATATTTAGGTAAACCCTTGCCCCAAGGTGTTTATGGTTATAAAATTTGGGTTAAGTTTGCTGACCAAAGAGAATTTGAGAAAACAGGAACAATTACTTTAGTGCGTTAA
- a CDS encoding NAD-dependent epimerase/dehydratase family protein: MPKERIFVIGAGGQIGTELVEGLRKIYGEEGVVASDIKKASDSVKQGLFEPLDVLDKDRLLELVKKYEVKQIYLLAALLSATAEQKLKSAWKLNMEGLFNVLDLAKEKQIQKVYWPSSIAVFGPNTPKQNTPQYTVMEPNTVYGISKQTGERWCQYYHEKFGVDVRSLRYPGLIGYKSDPGGGTTDYAVHIFHEAIEKGQYECFLSENTYLPMMYMPDAIKATVGIMEEESNKIKIRSSYNLSGMSFSPKELSEEIKKHIPHFSISYKPDHRQAIADSWPASINDSEARQDWGWKQEYGLKEMVNDMLLHLQPVEG, encoded by the coding sequence ATGCCTAAAGAAAGAATTTTTGTAATAGGAGCCGGTGGGCAGATTGGAACAGAATTGGTGGAGGGCCTAAGGAAAATATATGGCGAGGAAGGAGTAGTTGCCTCGGATATCAAAAAAGCAAGCGATTCGGTAAAACAAGGCTTGTTCGAACCATTGGATGTGTTGGATAAAGACCGTTTATTAGAACTGGTAAAGAAGTATGAGGTAAAACAAATTTACTTGTTAGCCGCCTTGCTTTCTGCAACAGCCGAGCAAAAATTAAAATCCGCCTGGAAACTCAATATGGAAGGGCTTTTTAATGTGTTGGATTTAGCTAAGGAAAAGCAAATTCAAAAGGTTTATTGGCCAAGCTCAATTGCAGTTTTTGGTCCCAATACTCCAAAGCAAAACACTCCACAATACACTGTAATGGAACCGAATACAGTGTATGGAATCAGCAAACAAACCGGAGAAAGGTGGTGCCAATATTACCATGAAAAGTTTGGAGTGGATGTTCGAAGCTTACGTTATCCGGGATTAATTGGATATAAATCCGATCCGGGAGGAGGAACCACCGATTATGCAGTTCATATTTTTCATGAAGCCATCGAAAAGGGTCAATATGAGTGTTTTTTGTCAGAGAACACCTATTTGCCAATGATGTATATGCCCGATGCTATTAAAGCAACAGTTGGGATTATGGAAGAAGAATCAAACAAAATCAAAATAAGAAGCAGTTACAATCTTTCCGGGATGAGTTTTTCTCCAAAAGAACTTTCGGAAGAAATAAAAAAACATATACCCCATTTTTCCATTTCCTATAAACCCGACCATCGTCAAGCCATTGCAGATAGTTGGCCGGCAAGCATAAACGACTCTGAAGCACGCCAGGATTGGGGATGGAAACAGGAGTATGGTTTGAAAGAAATGGTTAATGATATGTTGTTGCACCTGCAACCGGTGGAAGGATAA
- a CDS encoding IPExxxVDY family protein, whose product MAKFVLQMDEPTPDYILIGVSCHQKDYRAAWAIGNSMGLEFARDEEPYTIVQKNGTKAYFTSFSYFPSQEERYLLLANKSEFGTLLPELTQFDFILLIYSLISDEEVEDLVKQIRSHSLIQFCSLFNGEQMKHASRLPIF is encoded by the coding sequence ATGGCAAAGTTTGTTCTTCAAATGGATGAACCTACCCCGGATTATATCCTAATTGGGGTTTCTTGTCACCAGAAGGATTACCGGGCTGCGTGGGCCATTGGCAATTCCATGGGACTGGAGTTTGCCCGGGACGAAGAACCATATACCATTGTGCAAAAGAATGGTACCAAGGCCTATTTCACTTCCTTTTCCTATTTTCCCAGCCAGGAAGAACGCTACCTGTTGTTAGCCAATAAGAGTGAATTTGGCACTTTGCTTCCTGAGCTTACTCAGTTTGATTTTATTTTGCTGATATATTCTCTTATTTCGGATGAAGAGGTGGAAGATTTGGTTAAACAAATTAGATCACATTCCTTAATACAATTTTGCAGTTTATTTAATGGAGAGCAAATGAAACACGCCTCTCGATTGCCTATTTTTTAA
- a CDS encoding T9SS type A sorting domain-containing protein: protein MNKLFTPVLLAFSLFLSSSQAQVVTNAYCDGIRYKNQIFTNTVVTSNVQYGQNTGYCGESYSLKMDIYEPEGDAATARPVLFVNYGGSFINGSKTDGYVVNICKDFAKRGFVTCAIDYRLFDLCNFPDSAIMLDVVVKAVGDQKAAIRFMREHAADYKVDTNFVFLSGVSAGGILALHTAYIDDVNEVPDYVANTILSNGGIEGNSSTNTQFSSAVQGVWSMSGGLHKATWIDSNDPLLIAIHETQDPTVPYAHGFAQVSGLNLISIDGGSLMHNQCDNLTKPNVFFSIANAGHTAYIQKPAIMDTLSNSAATMFESILCGNTAPNFVAEMPLNYSPNGIEEVQPALFTLSPNPAQSELVITLENKAKLGSISIKDQLGRVVYSSDLNNQSSVTISRGNWKAGLYFAQVNIPNQGTQTLKVVVE from the coding sequence ATGAATAAATTATTTACCCCTGTTCTTCTAGCTTTCAGCCTTTTTTTGAGTTCCTCTCAAGCTCAAGTTGTTACCAATGCCTACTGCGATGGAATTCGATACAAGAACCAAATTTTTACAAATACTGTAGTTACTTCCAATGTACAGTATGGACAGAATACCGGTTATTGTGGAGAGAGTTACAGTCTTAAAATGGATATTTACGAACCGGAAGGTGACGCAGCAACTGCTCGTCCGGTTTTATTTGTAAACTATGGAGGGTCTTTTATTAATGGTTCTAAAACAGATGGTTATGTAGTGAATATTTGTAAAGATTTTGCTAAACGTGGTTTTGTGACTTGTGCGATTGATTATCGTTTATTTGACTTATGTAATTTTCCCGATTCGGCAATTATGTTAGATGTAGTGGTGAAGGCGGTTGGAGACCAGAAAGCTGCCATCCGGTTTATGCGTGAACATGCTGCAGATTACAAAGTTGACACCAATTTTGTGTTTTTGAGCGGTGTTTCGGCAGGAGGTATTTTGGCCTTGCACACAGCTTATATCGACGATGTGAATGAAGTGCCGGATTATGTTGCCAATACCATTCTATCCAATGGAGGAATTGAAGGAAATAGCAGCACCAATACCCAATTTTCTTCTGCTGTTCAAGGTGTTTGGAGCATGTCGGGTGGTTTGCATAAGGCAACTTGGATCGATAGCAATGACCCTTTGTTAATTGCCATTCATGAAACCCAGGATCCTACTGTTCCTTATGCCCATGGTTTTGCTCAAGTGTCAGGTTTAAACCTTATCTCTATTGATGGTGGTTCCCTAATGCACAATCAATGCGATAACCTTACCAAACCAAATGTGTTTTTCTCAATCGCCAACGCCGGACATACCGCATATATTCAAAAGCCAGCCATTATGGATACGCTCTCCAATTCGGCTGCAACCATGTTCGAATCAATTTTATGCGGTAATACTGCGCCAAATTTTGTTGCAGAAATGCCATTGAATTATAGTCCAAACGGTATCGAGGAAGTTCAACCGGCTCTTTTTACCTTAAGTCCAAATCCTGCACAATCTGAACTAGTAATTACCTTGGAGAATAAGGCTAAACTTGGAAGTATTTCTATAAAAGATCAATTAGGAAGAGTGGTGTATTCATCTGATTTAAATAACCAAAGTTCAGTAACCATTTCACGTGGTAATTGGAAAGCCGGATTATACTTTGCACAAGTTAATATTCCAAACCAAGGTACTCAAACACTTAAAGTGGTTGTAGAATAA
- a CDS encoding S46 family peptidase, translated as MRIFGAFVLAIILPFSLLADEGMWLPNLLKALNEKELAANGCQLTPEQIYSINKGSLKDAVVHFGGGCTGEVISYQGLILTNHHCGFSQIQAHSSLEHNYIRDGFWAMSQKDELPNPGLTVTFIKRIDDVTAQVMEGVLDSMSNAQKEEKILANVKRIEAESVKGTHYTAKIKSFFYGNEYYMFTMETFKDIRLVGAPPESIGNYGGDEDNWVWPRHTGDFSLFRIYADKDNKPAEFSSDNVPYKPNYSFPISLKGVKENDFTMVFGFPGRTQEYLSSFAVKQIVEVVNPIRIKARRIRLGIWDKYMRSSELDKIKYASKYNRLSNYYKKWTGESKGLERFNTVGKKKDFEAGFETWCKADSVRNKKYGSLLKELQKEYEANDKLAAAAELFSEAASGIELMTFANYFMPLYEKAKSANATVEEFEAEKKRLKDNFGGWFKNYQVKADKEICPQLLGLYLQALPEEYKPDFLTVSIQVKFKGDIVAFVENLYQQSNFTTEEAAKDLVDKLSKDNIKKLESEPAFALWMDLVAVYTFKVQDAYLKSSDRIAALNKQWMQAQRTYGKGKKFYPDANSTLRLSYGKVKGYEPKNGVFYQPFTTADGILEKSKDTLIPDYKVNPRLLELIKNKDFGPYSYKGKLPVAFCASNHTTGGNSGSPVLNAYGQLIGTNFDRNWDGTMSDISYDPDRVRNIVLDVRYTLFIIDKFAGASHLLKEMKIVTN; from the coding sequence ATGAGAATTTTTGGAGCCTTTGTATTGGCTATTATCCTGCCTTTTTCTTTGTTGGCAGACGAAGGAATGTGGCTGCCCAACCTGCTTAAGGCCTTAAATGAAAAGGAATTGGCTGCCAATGGTTGTCAATTAACTCCCGAACAGATTTATTCAATCAACAAAGGATCCCTAAAAGATGCTGTTGTGCATTTCGGTGGTGGCTGCACCGGTGAGGTTATTTCATACCAAGGTTTGATATTAACCAATCACCATTGTGGCTTTAGTCAAATACAAGCTCACAGTAGCCTGGAACATAATTATATTCGGGATGGATTTTGGGCAATGAGCCAAAAGGATGAATTGCCTAATCCGGGATTAACCGTAACCTTTATTAAGCGAATTGATGATGTTACCGCCCAGGTGATGGAAGGTGTTTTGGATTCTATGTCAAATGCCCAAAAAGAGGAAAAAATTCTTGCCAATGTAAAAAGGATAGAAGCCGAATCAGTGAAAGGAACACATTATACCGCTAAAATTAAGTCCTTTTTCTATGGAAACGAATACTATATGTTTACCATGGAAACCTTTAAGGATATACGGTTGGTGGGTGCTCCACCTGAATCCATCGGCAATTATGGAGGCGATGAAGATAATTGGGTTTGGCCTAGGCATACTGGCGATTTTTCCCTGTTTAGAATCTATGCCGATAAAGACAATAAACCGGCTGAATTTTCTTCTGACAATGTACCCTATAAACCCAATTATTCTTTTCCGATTTCATTGAAAGGGGTAAAAGAAAATGATTTTACCATGGTTTTTGGATTTCCCGGAAGGACTCAAGAATACCTCAGTTCTTTTGCGGTTAAGCAAATTGTTGAAGTCGTAAATCCTATCCGAATTAAGGCAAGACGAATCAGACTTGGAATTTGGGATAAATACATGCGAAGCAGTGAATTGGACAAAATAAAATATGCATCTAAATACAATCGCTTATCCAACTATTACAAAAAATGGACAGGGGAAAGTAAAGGACTGGAAAGGTTTAATACAGTTGGTAAAAAGAAAGATTTTGAAGCCGGATTTGAAACTTGGTGCAAAGCTGATTCTGTTCGAAATAAAAAGTATGGTAGCCTTTTGAAAGAATTGCAAAAGGAGTATGAGGCAAATGATAAGTTAGCCGCCGCTGCTGAGTTGTTTTCTGAAGCCGCTTCCGGAATTGAATTAATGACCTTTGCCAATTACTTTATGCCTTTGTATGAAAAAGCTAAATCTGCTAATGCAACGGTTGAAGAGTTTGAAGCTGAAAAGAAAAGATTGAAAGATAATTTTGGGGGTTGGTTCAAAAATTACCAGGTTAAGGCAGACAAGGAAATTTGCCCTCAATTGTTAGGTCTTTACTTGCAGGCACTCCCGGAAGAGTATAAACCTGATTTTTTAACGGTAAGTATTCAGGTTAAATTTAAAGGTGACATTGTTGCTTTTGTAGAGAACCTGTATCAACAAAGCAATTTTACTACCGAAGAAGCTGCAAAAGACCTGGTAGACAAATTGAGTAAAGACAATATTAAAAAGTTAGAGAGCGAACCTGCATTTGCCCTTTGGATGGATTTAGTTGCCGTTTACACGTTTAAAGTTCAGGATGCTTATCTGAAATCAAGTGACCGAATTGCCGCCTTAAACAAGCAATGGATGCAGGCTCAACGCACTTATGGAAAAGGAAAAAAATTCTATCCGGATGCCAATTCAACTTTGAGGCTGAGTTATGGCAAAGTGAAAGGATATGAGCCCAAAAATGGAGTTTTTTACCAACCATTTACAACGGCAGATGGTATTTTAGAAAAATCCAAAGACACCTTGATACCGGATTATAAGGTCAATCCAAGGTTATTGGAGTTGATAAAAAACAAGGATTTTGGACCTTATTCCTACAAAGGTAAATTACCTGTGGCATTTTGTGCTTCCAATCATACCACCGGAGGAAACAGTGGAAGTCCTGTTTTAAATGCCTATGGTCAATTAATTGGAACCAACTTCGACAGAAATTGGGATGGAACCATGAGTGATATCAGTTACGATCCGGATAGGGTTAGAAACATTGTTTTGGATGTGCGATATACACTTTTTATAATTGATAAATTCGCCGGAGCCTCCCATTTGTTAAAGGAAATGAAGATTGTAACAAATTAA